DNA from Branchiostoma floridae strain S238N-H82 chromosome 15, Bfl_VNyyK, whole genome shotgun sequence:
CCTGAAACAAAATTATGATTTAACTGATCAACAAAATTCAACATTGTATTCAGGTTTACAAAGGATATCATCATCTAAATAATAGATATCAAAAGTATGTGTTCCAAAAGGCTTTATTTATCTCAATGTATTAGGGAAAGGAAAGAGTttagattgatgaaaaaagtACATGTTAATTCATTGTCAAAGTCATTGCATTTTTATTGTATGTGTCATGCTATATTTGAAATGGATGGATTTTATcataatacaaatacaaatgtatttcgagGGATTCCAAACAGTGTTATTACCCAACAGTTTGAGCAAAATGATGGTGAAATGTGCTGAATGTAAAAAGTGTGTATTGTCTCTACACATGTGCATATCCACCAATGTACGTGTAAGGCTGTGTTACAAACGTAACGTTACCTGCAGAGCATTTCAATATATGAGGGTGCTTATGACGGATGGAAATTTGATGGCAAAATTGATATGTTTTCCATAGCTGATATATTCTTAAGTTGCTTCCTTGACTTTTAAAACAGATGTGTAAGGATCTTCCATTTGTAAAGTGTTGCATAATAGATGTGGTAGTTTTAATCTTCCAAATGAGTTTGAAGTCCTGTTTTAACCTTTGTGATTAAGTACATGGTGAAACAAGTGTACCCAGTTAATGACTTTCCAAAGGTGGAGCATTGAGGTGCagaattgttttttctttttgcgAATGAAATTACTACGACTTTCTGTATTGTGATCTTGGTGCTCATGATCagattttgtccaatttttgtaaAGCCAAGCCACCCACTGCCTGCTTTTGGGACTGTCCCATTCAAATATCTTATGATGGGTGGTCAGGAATAGCCATTCAATGTTGAGTAGAATCAACCTGACCACCCCATGTACATTTTGAATGGAGTATTCCTTTGGTACATGTTTTTGTCTATAACTATGTGAAGGAAGCACTTAAACATGAGATTCTATGTGCCATTTTGTATACAGCTTTAGGGTAAACGTATTGTGCAGTTTTAAAGGTATATGTTGTAACAAACAGCTCCTGCCATGTTGACTCGCACAAGATAACACCTTCTAATTGGTCATAGTTGTAAATGAACTGAAAGGAGATACTTGCTAAACCTATCAGAGCATAGATAACAAGTTGTTAGAACATTTTTACCTCTTGAATTTTAAACGCTGCAAATCATTTGTCAAAATGGCAAGGAAGATGTTTAGAACAATATGTACAACAGTCTATGTATTACGTTTGGCTTCTGAAAGCTGGGTGAGATTTTATCCTGTGCACATTTATTTTTATACGACGTGGCAATACTGTTGAGAGTTGTATATGCCTGAGGTACTGATTCTTCCCAGAGACTGTCATGAACAAATGCTGGGCACCACAATTGGTGCCGCACCCGTCATGACTTCtacaagaaaataaacaacTGAAAAGGTAACCTCAAAAAGTatggtgtttgttgtttatttgtgagACATCTTACAGGTAGAATTTACAACATATAGAGGTCTTAACTTTGTGGCAAACATTGTGGCCCTATGGTACTGGAAAATATGTGACtgcaacagatatatatgttaTGTAAGTACTACATTGGTTCAAGCTCATGGAGACGAGCTATAGGTTTATGAGATGACTGCCATTCGAAAATACATTATTAAATGGAAGGAAATAGAAAATGCATTAATTCTATGTAACTTTGGATGGATCACGCGATCCGTAATATACCAGCATACCCCTGTCCTAGGACACATCAGTCATAGAATGACGCAATAAGCTATGATGCCAACTTCTTGATATTTTTCTTGTAGCTCTTTTTTCCTCGCCTCTTTTTGCAAAGCCTTTTCCCGCATCTCTTCAGCTTTCTCTAACATCTCCTTCTCGAGCTGCTGTTGTTTATCTATACAAGCCATGGCGAACAGGCGGAACTCCCGGTAGTCCAGTTCCTATGGAATCCGTATGATAAAAACATAAACAATTTTATACTGCAATTAAGGGGGTAGGGGTGAAGTAAGCTTTTAGCTGGATCTGTGGTGTCGCAAAAGTTCACAAGAATGCAGAGAGGGTGAGGTATTACGTACGTAAGGTCAGGAGATGGTATCTTGTGTACACCTTTCATTCCAATCTACACTATgcatgtgcacacacatacgcacacacatgggcaagcacacacacatgcacactcacacgcaTACAAACACAGATGCGCgcacagatacacacatacacgcgtacaaacacaaacacgcacaccgGCAAACACTCGTAGTTACACCACTTATGGGAACAAGCCAagttacctggtctccagagaTGTCGAACTCATAAAAGATTTCGTTCATGGCTCTTTTCTTGAAGTCAAAGAGGTAAGTGAGCGCCTTGAACTCGTCCGGAGTGATGGTGTTACTCCCGTCCAGGTCGATCAGTCCAAATATGGTCCTACAGTGGCGGTAGATGAACTGCTTCTCTACGTGGTCCTGTGGAAACAATGCCATTTTCACATAATGTCATTTTCATTTAACAATAAGTATTGTTGTAATTCTTTTAGAgatatatttgttgttttcttcagtcCTCACATAACTTTCATGCCTGTTTGGATGATGGCAATAACATCGATCACTTTCCGCTTTACATagttttcagcactaaggacagatccATTTGCTTGTATGCGTATAGACGTCTCTTTCTCTACCCCATTGTCTTTCCTCTTGTCTCCGCCAGTTTCTGCTCCTTGTGtccacgtgtgtgtgtgtgtgtgtgtgtgtgtgtgtgtgtgtgtgtgtgtgtgtgtgtgtgtgtgtgtgtgtgtgtgtgtgtgtttgcgttttCCGAATTGTCTAGGACCGCGTTTCACTTGCACATTGCCCTTATGCCTATAGCTTACACCATAAGACCAGATAAGACCGAAGCCTTCCATGTTCCCAGCAAACCCTCCCCAAAGGTTATCACTAAGAGGATTGGAAACACACCTGCACGGCGATGAGGACGCAGATGAGGATGAAGAACTCGGAAAACTCCAGCTGGCCGGACCCGTCCACGTCCAACATGTCGAACAGCTGGTAAATCTCGTCCTTCTTCAGGTCGGTGACCAGCCGCATGAAACAGTACACCTGGACGTCTGGTTCGTGTGTAGAAGAGCATTGAAAAGTGTAAGTTCTAACCCCAAAAAACTAAAGGTCCAAGTTTTCAATACCCCTGTGGATCCGATTTTGCTGTACAGTGCAGAAACCGGGACATTAGCAACTTTCCAACTCCAAAACAGATTAGATGGGACCTACACAATGTTACTTCGCAGAGCACAGAATATATCTTAGACTCAACATGCTACCAAAATGCTACTCTGGTACTCTTAAATCATTCATGGGAGTCTCCCACGTCTATCTCAGAAGCTCACTCACCGACGGGTAAAATTTGCGGGACGTTGCTGTCGAGCCAAGCAGGAGATAAAATTTGTTTCGTCCGTTCTCCGAATGAGTCCGAGTGGTGAAACCGAGATGTTTGACTTTTACAGACACTttaactagagactctggtattgacTTTTAGAACTTAGAAAAAGCAATGTTAGATAGGGCTGTATGGAGTGAAGtatgtactagcctggtcccAGCCTCTGATCGATCGAtattgtctgtatgtatgtaagatatAACATTATCATTAGCAAAGAAGTGAGCTTACTTTTCAACGCCCTAGCCTCTAGCTTGCTACTAAGGTTACCGACTCGATCAAGTTCTAAAATGCTTACTAGTATTTGTCGTGCTGCTGACTCATTTCTGCTTTAACATACCGCAGCGATGAAGAGTTATCTACTTTATGCTTATTGATAAAAATGGTTCAGTGATCTACCATTTAGTGAGCTGTCCCCGTGGATGTCCAGCAGGCTGAAGTAAGTTTGGAAGATCTTGACGTGTCTAACCGTTAACAGACAATACGTCTTGTCCAGGTGCATCAGGGATAGCAGTTTAGACCGAACTCGCATGGTGGCGtagttgatttttttaattcagaATCTATCTGATGTTGTATAACAAGGGACTGGTGAAGTAACGAAATGGCTGTGCGATACTTGAGTTTCCTTATATAACGTAACCTGTATCTTAGTAACGACACGCGTGCTGGAACATAACTCTGTTCTAGAATGGTAAGTGTTCTGTTGTGCTGTGTCATAGCTATCATGTTCATGTTGCGTTGCTATTGTATTGTGCCGTGCCCGTGTTGTGTTGCAGTTGTGTTGGTGTTTTGTTGTGTCGTGTTGGTGTTGTGttgttacgttacgttacgttgCGCTCTTGAAAGGGCAATTCCTTTGATAACGTCCAGGTGAATGTTAATAGCTTTTATATATATTTcgtaacagcaaaaaaaaattactcaaAGAATTTCATGCAGACCTTGACCACATTTATTTCACGACTTGGAAGTTTCACGACTTGTACCACGTAAGATCTAGTGATGTCTTTGAACATGGAATAAAGAATCAAGCAAGTAACTTCGTACAATTTGAGATGACAAACTCACCAACCGCCAGGCAACTTCAAGGGAAAAATTGAACAGCAGAAGTAAATGTTTTCGTGTTACTAATACGTAATTTAGAAACCCATAATCATTTATATTTTATCTGCTTTgtccatatcatatcatacaagGAACTGTGTTTGTCAATACGTGAACACGAGACAAAATCTCATCGATCAAGAATGTACCACTGCGCTAGTTTTTCCCACAGATATCAAACAACGAACTTTTGTTCTTTAATACAGAATTCCTGGTAAAGTATACATCATTATTACACAAGATAGCAAGCCACATCTATTTATATGTACAACATAAGTGCCATATATAATACCAATGCAGTCGACTTGGAACCCGACTTTGTCAAAAGTGTTCACTGAGTCAGTGATGTACAAACTTCACGTGCACATATTCTTACGAGAGTTTGATTCAAGTGGTTATACTTTTCTTACTTAGGTAAATGAATTTTAAAGATAAAACGTGTCAGTCAAACGACACCGAAAAAATCTGAGGTTTCACACAGTGAAGAGCAATACCACATATTTACGTCATTTAAGCTAGTCTACTGAACGTCGAGTCCCTATTAAAAGTACGGCATCCCCCTTCAACTGTCTACATGTGTTCTATCATACCTAAATGTAACCATCATCACTTATCAAACGACTAAACAAGTTGGAGCTGTCCATGGGCATTCATAATCCTGACATATGTCATAAAGTCCACGCGTGATCACACTTGCAGGCCTACGTCATCAAATACTACGTCATTCAAAGGCCGCTATACATCTTTATACAGGAAATCTGTTATGTTATGAGAGGAGATGCGTGATCTCTCATTCTTCCCAACGACGTTAgaggcaaaatgtacatgtgctatgtacagtatatatacaaaagttgTAATCATGCATGACTTTTTGGTCTCTTGATAGAGCGCTATATGACGTCATATCATGTCATGAAAACATTAATCAGCAACTCTTATCAGTGTCAAATATCATAAAACTTTCATTTCTCTTCGAGCTCAAAAATCAATCTGTCCCTCTAACCCAGAAAAATCGTACTCTTAGTGTATTATTTTTGGACACGCATCTGGGGCGGAGTCATATACCTATTTCGGTCATCTATCATATCTATTAGCTATTAGAGTGCTTGCAAAGACTTTTAAGTCTAAAATCTATGCAAACGGTTATCTAATCTGTGTGCTGTGAACGGCCATCGATACCTCCCTGGACTTAACTTGGTGACGACGGTGCGTGCAAGGTGTCCCTCTTCTACGGGGCAAACGAGGCGACAGCGCCGTGACAGTTGACCGCCCTTGAGTCTTGTGGTGGTTCTTCCCATGCTTCAGTTCCTTCATCTCGAAGATGTCGCTCGGCATGGCGGGTAACGTCACCAGTGACAGCATGTTCTGCAGCTCCTGCCTTAGTCAGAAGGAGTGGAACGTCTCTGACCCGGTGCTGCTGGTGACCGCGCTGTGCTGGTACTTCAGGTGGGGGCGGCCCTGCAGTTGCAGCTTCATCGCCAGGCGGCGCCCGCAGAAGCACGACAGGCAAGCTTTCCGGAAGCCGTCCCGGAAGTGACGTGACATGAAGGCGTAGCAGATGGGATTGACGCAACTGTTACGAGAGAGAGAAAGGTCACTTTACTTTACAATTCACTACAAGCATGTAAGTATTAACATAAAGCTTGCGGCCAACCAAACTGCACGCGCACGcgcacgcgcacgcacgcacacacacacacacacacacacacacacacacacacaaacacacacacacacacacacacacacacaaacaaggaACGTACAACAAACAAGGAACGTACAGAGATCGGCGGGGACAAGAGAAAAGACAACGAGGGAGAGAAAGACACGCACACAGGCAAATggatctgtccttagtgctgaaaactATGTAAAGTGGAAAGTAATCGGTTTTGTTGCCTTCAGCCAAGCAAACGTGCAAATCATGTGATAACCAGAAACAACAGAAGATATATCTCTAAAAGAATGACAATAAAACCTAAAGGAACGCTGTAGAATTCCATATAGATGATCAGTTCCCATACCTATTGATGTACACCAGTAGCTCGAACGTGGCTTGGAGAGCCCAGACTAACTGTGTGTTCTTGTTGATGGCCGAGAACTCAATCAGCATGTTGAGGAGGAGGATCGGCGCCCAGCACATGGTGTACAGGAACACCACCATCAGCAGCATCTTCATCACCTGTAACATTCATGTACTGATggttcttttcttcttctaacAACTTGGGAGCTAGCCTGGGAACCATCCGgttagtagttcgctcctaagTTCTCTTCTAcgaatagcagagaagcaactgCATTTAGTGTACAATAAACGCAGGACCGAACTACTACCcaaatggtacccaggcttctTAGGAGATTGGTTTGTACAAGCAATCACCGTCGTCAGCTAGAGAAGTTCAGAACGTTTCAAATGAAGAGAAACACCTTATTTTCTAACCTGTTGCTTCTCCAGTTTGGAGTTCTTTCTGGAAAACTTGCCGCTGAAGGGGCTGATGGTGGACAGGTGGGTGCGCTGGAAGTCACGGCTGTCGCCACGCCCTGAGCTGTTGGGCGTGCTCTTGGTCACCTGCAATGGTCGAAGAGGAATCAGAACAACCTGCAtcgaaataaagaaaacaaaaggaaacaaTGGGGCATGGTTGGGACTATGTAGGTATCGAATTGAAACAATGGTGTAGATTGGGGCCGTATCAACAGACAGAATGGTTATTTCGGATAAAGATAGGTTGGTGTTGTGATAAAACGTCATGTCATAAAAAAGATGGTGTCTGCTGATCAAAAAAGCAAAGCATGCACATTGTGCTTGACGACAGAAATGACCATAAAAGTGCATGTCATCAACGCTATGGACAGGGCAGAAGACAGGCTTCAAAACAGAGAATATTGCATCTGGGTGAAAAATCACACTAAAATATTTTACAACGTGTACAAGCGATCACGAGGCCTAGGTACGTGTTTACAATGTTAGAAAGGAAGGAAAGGGATACTAGTGGTCCGTCCCTAGCAAATTTGTTGTTACTCTCTGCTAGAgtagtggggccgcgtagcacggTGGGATCGAGTGTGTTCGGCCCGTggccgagaggtcgccggttcgaatccgcctgccgtgatGCCggttttgtgcccttgggaaaggcactttacacgactttcctcactttattcAAGTGAAATATGAGtcgtcccgtgtatggggaggtcccgtgtatggggagagccacaccccatgcacgttaaagaacccccacacgtgcgatggtgcggtgtgagatggtgcaaattcttctgtctggagttggtgattcacttcaaatcgccctggatggtttgccccaacacaaATTAGGGGTGTTATCAAGTAAccgaacaagaacaagaacaagataGACAATGCGCCATCCAATTTAGTGATAGCGCAAGTAAACGGAGCCCTGGTAAACTAAATGGGAAGTCACCCTGACTTAGCAAGCCAAGCAATGTCCTTGCTAAAGTGATTGTTTGGTCATTCCCAATGCATAGTAAccggtcgccatcttggatctatgcattccaccaacatggcggacggcAGGTTTGTGTCTATTAAACATcccacatgtacactgtacctCTTCGCTGGCCCACAGCTCGAAGGAGGCCCTGCCGTAGGCGGCCACCATGACGATAACAGGgatgaagaagaggaagatgGCGACGTAGATGGCGTACAGACGGGAGTACAGCGGGCCGGGCCAGCCCTTCTGGCAGTGGTAGGCCGTGTAAACAGGCCAGTCGTAACGCTGCAGTTGCTGTGGACATGAAAGAAATCATCGAACACTTCGTGAGATTATGTTTTTATGGTTAAAAAGTCTGGTCAGTGTGTTTTCTGCCTTGTCATAAGTTTGCTCTTACGATTCTGCTAACATTCAAGACTGCAAACAGCATTTCAAAATAGCTGAAGGAATATAATGTTTCAGGTCTCTGCCTTGgttcacattttgtatagtGCTGTAAAATATGAGTTGCATTACCTGTCCATACAGCACGGGGGCGCTCAGGATCAGTGAAGTTACCCAGATCAGGGCGATGACCCGGCGGGTCCGGCTCATGGTGCATGCGCTCTTGGCCTTCATCGGATACACGATGATGTAGTTtctgaacaaagaaaaaaatcacaagctTACTCAACTTGAAATGATAGACATGTAGAGATGAATGTACCAtttctatttttaaaaaatagaaTATTGTAACAACTTAAGGAACCTTAAGCTTTGTTTACGATTTCAAACTCTATTCATATTTCTATTCatatttctattcatttttcTGATGCttaaagaccaaccccgtactataaaaccaccccaTAAATTCAGCTAACGTAAACTACAAACTCTATTCATATTTCTATTCatatttctattcatttttcTGATGCttaaagaccaaccccgtactataaaaccacccaataaattcggctaacgtaaactactagtgctcagtcttctgttgagTGTGGTAGAGTTCACATTAGTGAGGGTTGGCTTAGACCGATGGcaaacacaagtttattttcaattgaattttgaaattagGATACTACATAAGGTATTGAAGAATGATTATACCTAAAGTTTTACCCGTAGTAAGtaacccagaatataaagtaatgaaaatgctggcttgtctgGGTAGCACTCTCTCTATAGAGAAGGCTACCCTGGGATTAAAAAGAAagcagaaataaataaataaactgccAGCGGTGACTTAAAGTGAAACTTTGATATTCCACTATAATCGTAAACTGACTTGCACAAAAGCACTGCGAACACTCTGCGAGTAAACGCGATGTTGACGGAACCGGTATACTTTTAGTAGTGTATTGTCATAATTTGCTGCAAAACAAAGATTTAGATCGGTCTATTAACGTTGTTTTCGCGTATGTTATTTCATACCAGGGCATTATAGAGTATGTACTTTGTTCTGATGGGTTCGAGCACTTGGCCATAAAAGCACTCCCCACTCTCCGTCTTCAGATGTTTTTATAGTAATTTTGCAGCAAGGACGAACATGTTACTGCCCTAGACCACTTGAAATTCCCATTTGTATGTTGTTTTATGACTTGAAGGAGCATGACCTTGTTTGTTACACGCAATGTCGTTATACATTTCGTACGTTTGGAGTCACTAGATGTCCTTCATTTCTTATAATGTCATCTTCTTCAAAGTTATTGTCAGGAAATAGCAGTCGATGCATCATTTGCTCTAAAAGCTTCCAAACGATAGGAATGGAAAGTTTGTACGTACAAAACAAATTCTCAATGTCATTGCTCTATTGACCCTCCCACTTCAAGGATTTACAGGGAAGGGCAGCAATGTAACTTTATCGATTGTTTATGTTATATTTAGAAAGTTGTCTCTTGACCCTACCTTTTCGAACTCTACGAAAACGTCGATATAATACAAGGTCATACAACCTTTCAAGACCGACATTTGcataagacacacacacaagtgaCGTCATCATGGTAGTGAGTTTGACAGATTTTAAGATGGCGACCGGTCGGTCAGAACATGGCATGGTGACGGCAAATGTTTATGTGGCCACTCAAACGTCTGTTGTACCGACAAGTGAAAGAACTACAGAACTGCCGTTTCTTCGACCTGCCTCGGCACACACAGCGTACTGAAACGCCAAGTAATTGCTGAGTGTGCAATGGTGAGTGGGAttaattggggaggggggtatctATTGTTTCCTtcatgttgtcatggtgattAACCTAACGAGGAGTAAACACTATGAACAATAGGAAGTATTAATGAAATGCGTTGTGATTATGTCTTCAGTCACGACATGCATTCTATGATAATCAAAATTGTAATAATTACTGGCAGCTAAATGAGAAGACGCTTGTAATTGGATTATCTAATTAGAGCGTTTCCTGGGACTGTACTAATCACTTAATCCCACATCGCCTGCCGTCTACACAATCCCAAAACATGTCAATTAATTAAACTTTCCTTTGAGCCTGTGACTAGATTGTTACAAGATTGCCAGTATTGTTACTACGTTCATGAAATTGATTATCGTCAAAGTCATAACAAACAGATCGCTTCCCGTACACATCATTTAGACACTTTCGAGATGATGGCATTAAAAATATTCAGAAGACATGGTCCTTGTATTTAGCACAGCGGGACATGGGAGCCTTAAAATGTAGTGTTTAAACCTGGCACCTCTTCCCTTAAGTATGTGGTTGTAAAAATTGTATGTTGTGAATACGGCATATTTGAAGATGTAGTCAGCGAAACAACGCAACTGCGAGCAAAGTTTAAAATTGCCTGCGGCGTTGTTACTTGATGTAGTTAAAGATAACATACATGTTCATTCAAGAGAATATCATAAAAATGAGATGGCGCATGGAAAACCTAATATAGTGCTTCTACAATCCTAAGACTCTTATCCTAACCTTATATGTTAAGAATGTAATTTGTCGACTCAACGACGTTGGCAAAAATGATGGATTGCTCAGTAAACTGTGCCCTCTCTCTCGTAACGTCTTTTCATGATCTTCCTCCCGGCTGCACTAATCTATTGCCTCTACAAGCCATGCTTCTATGACCATGCTTTGATCAACTGAGGTTGTATTCTCAGTGGAATTACATCCATCATGTGCCGCTAAGTATCTGACCGCAATGTGGGGTCACTGTGATATTTTCGGAGAAACATTCAGTGCTACATCAAAAGGAGTTAAGCTAACTCTTTCTTCTTTGCAACGTTGACTATTGAACCCTGAGTCGTGTGTTCAGTAACTTTCCACTCATTTCCTTGCCTTTTTGCTACCTATCGAGAAACATCAAAGACACTGTTCAATTGAATGAATTTCCCAGTGCGTTTTTAGTCCGCCATCCTTTTCTAAATCATTTCGGTGGAAAGATATATATAATCGATACATCAAATCCACTGCCATGTACTGTGTTCATTGCTTTGTTTTCTAGCTCATAGCCTTGATGGGACAACTCAACAGCAGAATAGATgtaggaaaaaaacaacaaacttagCTTTAATCGATGTAAAAATTATAATAAACGAGCCTTTTTTATAGCCCATAACCAGCAATCCACTCTTGGGCGTAACTCACCAGTTctgtacagtaagtacaagaTGCATAGAAGCAGACTGTAAGGTTGGATccgctcacaccgggaaggactccttctctttttgataagtgtggtgggttcttgaAAGTGCTCAAGATGTGACTCGACTTTAACACAGGGCCTGTTGTTCTGCGTACCACCCGAGATGATTTGACTTGATTTGACTTgacgtccctaaccaaagctagatCCTAATTTTCtcctgagtcaagtgaggaaaaaAGCGTAAATTGTCTTGGCACAACGTTGGGTCAGGCtaaggattcgaacccagaacctttagatgtCCAAGCCCTAACCCCAAGCCCACTAGGCTTGCCATATGCATATATGGCGGAGGCATCATTGCCGGTAGATTCTGGTCATCCACAGTGTTCAGCCTGAACACGTACCGGTGTGATAGATGGATAGGGATTATGAGGGGTCATGTGCATGCATGTTGTCTTACTTTATCTTAGATATACACTATATCTACAGCACTGTATGCCTTAAAACAATCCCGGCATCAATCCTAACAGCTTTATTATTTTTCGACTGCTATCATGGCACACAGATCAAGACCCGGGGTGCTCCACCAATCAATGTCGGCATTCAAGTGAGTTTTATCGCCCCTGTTATCTGATAAACAGCCTATCTAGACGTCACAGGCGTGGTTAAGTATAATTCATATCAGTATTACGGCTGGAACCTTAAAGCTGTCTCATCTTTCATTTGCTTGATGAGATTATTTGGAGCCAACGATCGTGATACTTTGTTATATCGTACATGGCCGTGGCAACTCTTAGAGAAAGGCCTACCTGACTGGTAGCTATAGTGTAGGTGTAGATTTAGGTGTAGGCTAAGGTGAAGGTTTAGATGTCGAAACTTAAGACCCACACTCACccttagtgttttttttttgcaacgaTATGGCATATTACGGCGATGaatattagacatccaggtaataaggtatgccaaaaagcagttactcaagcaactggatattatcttgaaaatggtcagacgtttcagatagcacccactatatttcgtcagtgacgcttggacatcatatccagtttctttaTTAACTGTATTTTAGATAAGGTAATAGTATATTGATATTCACAGCATGATCATATATATGACAGAACCATATATGAACCTCCTGTGGGAAGCAAATTTTCAAACTGAGGTCGAACAGTGACCGTAATGTTTCGGAAACACCCATCTGTATGGCTTTATTGGTCGGGTAAAGCAACTCTAAATTTCTCATAAAACGCCACATGCATGGCTAGCCTGTAATTTCCCCTCCACTAATTTGAAGTTACATCGGAGATAAACCACAAAATACCACTTAGAGGTAGTTTCGCCGGATACGTAAGTCAACGTTGTTCCCAATTGCATTCAACCTTGACCCATTGTGACGTACAAGTTGGACTAATGTCGTGCAGATTTAACCTAACGGCCATCCAATAACCTGGTAATTTCCCGCAGGCAGCCACGGCGTCTGAACAACCGGCTGCGTCTCGTCTAGGTGTCCAGACGGTTTACACTTTTTATCGTCAGTGGTTCAATATCTCAGATGTGAAAATATCTCTTTCCATCTTCGTAATCACAGCTGTCAAGAATGATTTGTTCTCTAAACTTCTACTGTTGATTAGCATGgg
Protein-coding regions in this window:
- the LOC118432443 gene encoding EF-hand calcium-binding domain-containing protein 9-like, with product MRVRSKLLSLMHLDKTYCLLTVRHVKIFQTYFSLLDIHGDSSLNDVQVYCFMRLVTDLKKDEIYQLFDMLDVDGSGQLEFSEFFILICVLIAVQDHVEKQFIYRHCRTIFGLIDLDGSNTITPDEFKALTYLFDFKKRAMNEIFYEFDISGDQELDYREFRLFAMACIDKQQQLEKEMLEKAEEMREKALQKEARKKELQEKYQEVGIIAYCVIL
- the LOC118431354 gene encoding QRFP-like peptide receptor codes for the protein MEEESNDTFFEFMNETVYYNNESAPNATYPPYLGAYTILFMLEFSVPVLTVATLTVLLGTTGNVLVIFSVCRYRRLRSSISFYLVSLATADLFLCCVFTPLKTAEYFLPEWPFGPVMCKAVAYIQLLSMSSSVFTLTAIAYERNYIIVYPMKAKSACTMSRTRRVIALIWVTSLILSAPVLYGQQLQRYDWPVYTAYHCQKGWPGPLYSRLYAIYVAIFLFFIPVIVMVAAYGRASFELWASEEVTKSTPNSSGRGDSRDFQRTHLSTISPFSGKFSRKNSKLEKQQVMKMLLMVVFLYTMCWAPILLLNMLIEFSAINKNTQLVWALQATFELLVYINSCVNPICYAFMSRHFRDGFRKACLSCFCGRRLAMKLQLQGRPHLKYQHSAVTSSTGSETFHSF